Proteins found in one Populus alba chromosome 14, ASM523922v2, whole genome shotgun sequence genomic segment:
- the LOC118041906 gene encoding uncharacterized protein produces MAFKVSNKPVFTSTTSVADAATWYCALVLLALILFTSLREASPTYDDDHHHDTVAVKGNQVLDRPCDEIYVVKEGETLHTISDKCGDPFIVEENPHIHDPDDVFPGLVIKITPSRSRKLLL; encoded by the coding sequence ATGGCTTTCAAGGTCTCAAACAAGCCTGTGTTTACATCAACGACGTCCGTAGCTGATGCAGCTACGTGGTATTGTGCCCTAGTCCTTCTTGCCCTAATACTGTTTACTTCTTTGAGAGAAGCATCTCCCACATACGATGATGATCATCACCATGATACTGTTGCTGTTAAAGGCAATCAAGTATTGGACCGACCGTGCGATGAAATTTATGTTGTAAAGGAAGGAGAAACCCTTCACACCATCAGTGATAAGTGTGGCGACCCTTTTATCGTGGAGGAGAATCCTCATATTCACGATCCCGATGATGTTTTCCCTGGTCTTGTTATCAAGATTACTCCTTCAAGGTCTAGGAAATTATTGCTCTAG